The following nucleotide sequence is from Pasteurella multocida.
TTACATGGAAAAACCGCATTAAGTCAACATTTACAACAGGTCTGGCAAACCATGAAAGCCTGTATCCAACACGGTATCAATACAGAAGGTTTATTACCGGGTCCATTAAAAGTGCCTCGTCGCGCGGCAAGCTTATATCGAATGTTACAAGCGAATAGTAGCTTATCCAATGATCCAATGAGCATTGTGGATTGGGTGAATATGTATGCGCTTGCTGTCAATGAAGAAAATGCTGCAGGCGGACGTGTGGTAACTGCGCCAACCAACGGGGCTTGTGGTATTGTGCCTGCTGTATTTGCTTATTACGAACACTTCATCGCAGATAGCATACCTGACATCATCGAACGTTATTTATTAACTTGTAGCTTTATTGGTTCACTGTACAAAATGAATGCGTCAATTTCAGGTGCTGAAGTAGGCTGCCAAGGCGAAGTTGGTGTAGCTTGTTCTATGGCGGCGGCTGGCTTGACTGAAATTCTGGGTGGTAGTCCTGAACAAGTATGTATTGCGGCAGAAATTGCCATGGAACATAATCTTGGTCTGACTTGCGATCCAGTCGGAGGACAGGTACAGGTCCCTTGTATTGAACGTAATGCTATCGCCGCGGTTAAAGCCATTAATGCCAGTCGAATGGCATTGCGTCGAACAACCAGTCCACGAGTCACTTTAGACAAGGTCATTGAAACTATGTATGAAACAGGCAAAGATATGAATGCTAAATACCGTGAAACCTCGCAGGGTGGATTGGCTATTAAAGTAGTCTGTTCATAACTCATTTAAAAGGGCTTATTACAAGCCCTTTTTTATCTAATAACGATAATGCCCAATCATTTTATATTTAAATAAAATATCTTCTTCCTGCGTACCCGCACCAATATTATGAATAACCAGAGGAATCCCTGCCGAAGTTTTCTTATCCGAAATAATGCCAATATGCGGTAAATTACGCGGTAAACGCCAAGTCACAATGTCTCCTGCCTTAAAACTTGTGATATCCGTAAGGGATAATGATTTCGCATGGCGTTGAAAAAAAGTTTCTAAATTTGGAACACGACGATGGTCAATATTGGTATCCGTGCTTTTTAATCCCCAAAGTTTTGGATAACTTGACCACGCTTTTTTCATGTCTTGATTGACCAATTTTTGCAAATCAATCTGCTGATGACGATACGCCCGAATCACGACATCCGTACACACCCCAGTGTGTAACGGCACATCCCCCATGGGGAAAGCCATTTTCCGGTAAGCCGGATCATAACCAATTGTCACATTAATTTGCTTCTTGGCATCATTCACTAACTGCATTGCATTAGTCGCTGCTAACGTCCCTAACGAAAAAACCAGCAAAATAACACTAACGATCCACTTTTTCATGATTGAAACTCTAACTCCACTGCATTTTCACCTAATTTTTCAGCCAGTTCAGTAAATAATTGATCGGTCGGATTCACAGACCACTGTACTCCCATTTTGACACGACATTGCCCCGCTGTACTCGCATAATAAACATAGATAGGTAAGGTTCCGCCACTATAAGGTGTTAATAACGCTTTCAATTCACGAATAAATGTCGGTTTCATGTTTTCCTCAGATAAACATATCGCCAAACTTTTCGCATAGCGACTACGCGCTTCATCTAAGCTCATCAGTTCACGAACTGACATTTTTAATCCACCCGAAAACTCATCAAAACTGACTTGCCCTGATACAATGATCACCGTATCTTTTTGTAATTTGTCTGCATATTTATCCAAGGCTTCACCAAATAACGTGATATCTAATCGCCCTGAACGATCATCTAGTGTAGCGATGCCAAGCCGATTGCCTTTCTTGGTTACAGCAAAACGAGATGAGACAAGTAACCCACTGACCGTACTCATTTGTCCACGAGAATTCGGTACTAAATCTTTTAACCGCGTAGCACTGTAATGCGCTAACTCTTTCAAATACGGACTAATAGGATGGCTACTTAAATATAACCCAAGGGTTTCACGTTCCCCTTCCAAAATTACTTTCTCGCTCCAACGTGGCGTACTGGCATACGCTTTTTCCACGTCTTCATGACTTTCAGTCAGCACACCAAACATATCCGCTTGCCCCATTGCCGCATCTTTCGCGTGCTGATCGGAGGCTTTTAACGCATCTTCAAGATTTTTCGATAACGCGGCACGGTGTGGACCTAATTTATCAAACGCACCAGATAAAATCAGACTTTCAAAAGTACGACGATTGATCTTTTTCAAATCGACTCGAGCACATAAATCAAATAAATCTTTGAAAATGCCGCCTTGCTCACGGGCTGAAATTAACGCTTCAATGGGTCCTTCTCCCACCCCTTTAATCGCACCAATACCATACACAATTTCGCCATGTTCATTCACGCTGAAATGATGCTTACCGGTGTTAATATCTGGCGGAGCGACTTTTAACCCCATACGTAAACATTCATCGTATAAGCCGACAATTTTATCGGTGTTATCCATCTCTGATGTCATTACCGCCGCCATAAACTCGGCAGGATAATGAGTTTTCAACCACAGGGTTTGATAAGACACTAAAGCATAAGCCGCAGAGTGGGATTTATTAAAGCCATAACCTGCGAATTTTTCCACCAAGTCAAAGATTTTCATGGCTAACTCGCCATCCACTCCTTTTTGAATCGCGCCTTTCTCAAAAATTTCACGTTGTGCTGCCATTTCTTCTGGCTTTTTCTTCCCCATCGCACGACGTAATAAGTCCGCCCCACCGAGAGTATATCCAGCCAATTCTTGGGCAATCTGCATGACCTGTTCTTGATATACAATTACGCCATAAGTCGGTTCTAAAATCGGTTTTAAACTGTCGTGTTGATATTCTGGATCGGGATACGCCACTACTTCATTGCCATGCTTACGATCAATAAAGTTTTGTACCATGCCTGACTCTAACGGACCAGGACGGAACAATGCTACTAACGCGATAATATCCTCAAAACAGTCAGGCTGAAGACGTTTGATCAAATCCTTCATACCACGCGATTCGAGCTGGAATACGGCGGTGGTTTCTGAACGTTTTAATAATTCAAAAGAAGCAGGATCATCTAACGGGATTGTGGCAATATCCACAGGCGGTTTGCCTTCTTTGGCAAGACGCGTATTAATCATGTCTAATGCCCATTTGATAATGGTCAGTGTGCGTAAACCTAAAAAGTCAAACTTCACCAGACCGGCATACTCCACATCATTTTTATCAAAATGGGTGACTGGATGTTTACCTTCAGAGTCACAATAAAGCGGCGAGAAATCAGTAATTAACCCTGGGGAAATTACCACGCCTCCAGCGTGCTTACCGGCATTGCGGGTGACTCCTTCAAGCTTGCGCGCCATATCAATCAAGGCTTTGACTTCCTCATCGGAGTCGTATACTGCTTGTAATTGTGGCTCCGCGGCAAATGCTTTTGCCAAGGTCATGCCGGGATCAGGCGGAATTAATTTTGAGATGCGATCCACAAAACCATAAGGATGACCAAGTACACGCCCCACATCTCGGATCACGGCTTTTGCTGCCATGGTACCGAAAGTGATAATCTGAGATACTGCACCACGACCATAGGTTTCTGCCACATGATCAATCACGCGATCGCGACCATCCATACAAAAATCCACGTCAAAGTCAGGCATGGAGACTCGCTCTGGGTTCAAGAAACGCTCAAAAAGCAAATCAAATTCTAGCGGATCAAGATCGGTAATTTTTAATGCATACGCCACTAACGATCCTGCCCCGGAACCACGTCCTGGACCGACAGGAATATCGTTATCTTTCGACCACTGAATAAACTCCATCACGATCAAGAAATAGCCCGGAAAACCCATTTGGTTAATCACGTCTAATTCTACTTGTAAACGTTCATCATATTCGGGGCGACGTGCTTGACGCACTTTTTCATCGGGAAAAAGAAATTTAAGGCGCTCTTCCAAACCTTCTTTCGATTTTTTTACCAAAAAATCTTCTGTGGACAGATCGCCCGTTGGAAATTGTGGTAAAAAATACTCTCCAAGACGAATCGTCACATTACAACGTTGCGCGATCAGTAAGGTATTTTCTAATGCCGAAGGCACGTCTGCAAAAAGATCACACATTTCTTGCTCAGAGCGAAAATATTGCTGATTGGTATAAAGTTTAGGACGTTTAGGATCATCAAGGGTGTAACTGTCATGAATGGCGACGCGAATTTCATGGGCTTCAAAATCGTCTTCATGCAAAAATAACACATCATTAGTGGCAACAACGGGCAAGCCTTTTTCTTCTGCCAATGTCAAAGCCAAACTCACATAGCGTTCTTCTTCATAACGTCCTGTGCGGCTCAAACTCAAATAAAAGTGTTCGGGGAAAAAA
It contains:
- a CDS encoding L-serine ammonia-lyase, translated to MISVFDMFKIGIGPSSSHTVGPMKAGKQFIDDLVSRHQLAQVSKLRVEVYGSLSMTGRGHNTDIAIIIGLAGYLPHDVDIELIPQFISTLKQTARLPIAQNTKEVTFNFNDDLIFHQTFLPRHENGMTITALTQDDTELYQQTYYSIGGGFIVDEEHFEHAMHTEISVPFPYQNAADMLKHCDDNGLPLSSVVMKNEIALHGKTALSQHLQQVWQTMKACIQHGINTEGLLPGPLKVPRRAASLYRMLQANSSLSNDPMSIVDWVNMYALAVNEENAAGGRVVTAPTNGACGIVPAVFAYYEHFIADSIPDIIERYLLTCSFIGSLYKMNASISGAEVGCQGEVGVACSMAAAGLTEILGGSPEQVCIAAEIAMEHNLGLTCDPVGGQVQVPCIERNAIAAVKAINASRMALRRTTSPRVTLDKVIETMYETGKDMNAKYRETSQGGLAIKVVCS
- a CDS encoding DUF1287 domain-containing protein, whose product is MKKWIVSVILLVFSLGTLAATNAMQLVNDAKKQINVTIGYDPAYRKMAFPMGDVPLHTGVCTDVVIRAYRHQQIDLQKLVNQDMKKAWSSYPKLWGLKSTDTNIDHRRVPNLETFFQRHAKSLSLTDITSFKAGDIVTWRLPRNLPHIGIISDKKTSAGIPLVIHNIGAGTQEEDILFKYKMIGHYRY
- the dnaE gene encoding DNA polymerase III subunit alpha — translated: MSQPRFVHLRVHSDFSMINGIAKVKPLIKACVDNHMVAMGLTDFTNFCGLVRFYGEALSAGVKPIIGADVLVRSELCGDEPFELTLLAKNNIGYHNITLLLSKAYERGYQDLPYLDQAWLAEYREGIIVLSGGHNGDVGKKLLKGHAAEIESAVAFYQDFFPEHFYLSLSRTGRYEEERYVSLALTLAEEKGLPVVATNDVLFLHEDDFEAHEIRVAIHDSYTLDDPKRPKLYTNQQYFRSEQEMCDLFADVPSALENTLLIAQRCNVTIRLGEYFLPQFPTGDLSTEDFLVKKSKEGLEERLKFLFPDEKVRQARRPEYDERLQVELDVINQMGFPGYFLIVMEFIQWSKDNDIPVGPGRGSGAGSLVAYALKITDLDPLEFDLLFERFLNPERVSMPDFDVDFCMDGRDRVIDHVAETYGRGAVSQIITFGTMAAKAVIRDVGRVLGHPYGFVDRISKLIPPDPGMTLAKAFAAEPQLQAVYDSDEEVKALIDMARKLEGVTRNAGKHAGGVVISPGLITDFSPLYCDSEGKHPVTHFDKNDVEYAGLVKFDFLGLRTLTIIKWALDMINTRLAKEGKPPVDIATIPLDDPASFELLKRSETTAVFQLESRGMKDLIKRLQPDCFEDIIALVALFRPGPLESGMVQNFIDRKHGNEVVAYPDPEYQHDSLKPILEPTYGVIVYQEQVMQIAQELAGYTLGGADLLRRAMGKKKPEEMAAQREIFEKGAIQKGVDGELAMKIFDLVEKFAGYGFNKSHSAAYALVSYQTLWLKTHYPAEFMAAVMTSEMDNTDKIVGLYDECLRMGLKVAPPDINTGKHHFSVNEHGEIVYGIGAIKGVGEGPIEALISAREQGGIFKDLFDLCARVDLKKINRRTFESLILSGAFDKLGPHRAALSKNLEDALKASDQHAKDAAMGQADMFGVLTESHEDVEKAYASTPRWSEKVILEGERETLGLYLSSHPISPYLKELAHYSATRLKDLVPNSRGQMSTVSGLLVSSRFAVTKKGNRLGIATLDDRSGRLDITLFGEALDKYADKLQKDTVIIVSGQVSFDEFSGGLKMSVRELMSLDEARSRYAKSLAICLSEENMKPTFIRELKALLTPYSGGTLPIYVYYASTAGQCRVKMGVQWSVNPTDQLFTELAEKLGENAVELEFQS